A segment of the Paraburkholderia fungorum genome:
GGAAAATCGTCGGGTACGGGCGACGGCTGGAGCATCGCGCGAGCTAGCGCATAGCCGTGGTCGCGACCGTCCTTATCGCTGCGCAGCGCGGCCGGCCAGCGCGGGTCGTCCCACAGACGCGGATCGGCTTCGAGCGCGACGTTCGCGTTGATCAGCGACGTGCCGCCCAGCCCGCAGCCGACCACCGCATTCACATCCTCGTTCACGTGCACTTCGAGCAACGCCAGCGGCGAGCCGATTTGCGCCAGTGCCGTGTTGTACTGAATGTTTTCCGTGCCCTGAAACGGCGTACGCGGATATTCTCCCGCCATGAATTCGCGTCCGCGCTCCAGCACGCAGACGCTGCGGCCCGCGCGCGCCATCCGGCTCGCGGCAATTGCGCCGCCGTAACCGGAGCCGACCACGACCACGTCGTAATGCCGTTTCAGTTCCGTCGGGACGCTCGATAAACGCTTCATCAGAACCACCTCGTGTGGAATGAATGCGGGGAAGGGGAGCCGTACTTCGGAAGGAAGACGGGATACCGCGGCGGCTTTTTTATCGTAGGCGGTGCGGGCCCGGCCCGCCAGCGTCGATCAGGCGGCGACCTGATCGAGTTCGCTATCGCTCGATTCCGCTGCCAGCAGGTTCAGCGCAAGCAGAATCGCCGCGCGGTTATCGATGTCGATGGCGATGCCGAGCACGTCCGTCAACCAGCGCCCGATCTTGGTATTCGAAAATTCTTCTGCACCGGCCGTCTTTTTCATCGTGACGCCGAGTTTGATGGCGCGATAGTGATACGAGGGCACCCGATGCTGAGCCGCGACCGCCGACAACCCGCCTTTGCCTTCCGAGCACCAGCCGAGGCTGCCCGCAAGCACGATCCGCTCCGGCTCGTCGAGACTTTCGATAAACGCGCGCGCGGCGGCCCGCACGCGTTGTTCGTCGAGGCCGTATTGCAGCAGCACGCTTTCCACCGGGTCTTCGAGCGCCTGCGCGTGCAGATCGATCTCCTGCGCCATGCCTTCGTTTTCCATCGACACGTTGCGCTGATGGCACGCGCTGCGCAGGCAGTCGATCAGATAGCGGCGGAAATACGCGCACACGGCGTAGCCGTTGGACGGCGCGCTGTCCGCGCAGGAAGCGGTTTCGGTGTGGCCGGGCGCGAGGCGCAGCACCTTCGCGTAGATGAACTGCGCGACCAGTTCCTCCTTGTCCTCGCCGAGCGCCTGCAACTCGAGCGGGTGATAGGTCCGCAACGCGCGTTTGACCAGTTCGACCATCGACACCATTTCGTCGGCGGACAACCGCGTGCGCCGGCGCCACAGGTCGGGCAGGATGGCATCGTCGAGATTGCGGACGAATGCGTGGCTCGGAACTGCGCCCATGAAAACCTCCGTCAAAGGTAAGGCTAAAAAGCGCGGTGAGCCTGAACTGCGACCCGGACATGAATGGTGAAGCTTTGATGCCGCGCGGGAATGTGAACCCAGTATGGTTTTCTGCGACCGCTTCGCCTATATGGATTAAGTGGTAGCTGATGGGTAAACTCCTGGGTAAACCTAAACTACGCTTAATGCTGTGTGACCACGCCCCGTCTGCTTTGGCGGGCGCGTTTCAAACGCGGCGCTGTCATTCGTCTGAAGAGAAACGGGTGCTGCAGCTTCATGCGGGCCCTTGCGTGAACCGTGCCGTGGTTCGCCTCAGCAGGAACCTGCCGTTGTTGCCGATGCGGTCTTCCCGTGCGCGCTGCGCGGTCCGTCCCGCTTGAGCGCTGTTTCGCTCCCTATTACCGAATTTGCCGTGCCCGACAAGGAGACCGCGCAATGCGGGCCGACCCGATCCAGCGTGCCATCGACGAAGACCTCGTGCGCGTGCTGTACGCGCAGGATCCGATCGCCTTCTTCTCGCACTGGTTTTCGATCGCGGTGCTGGTGGCGATCTACTGGCCGGCGATCCCGTCGCCCACACTTTTCGCTGCGTGCTTCGGTTTCTACGCGGTAGCCAATTTCGGCAGCCTCGCGCTGTGGATCTGCAATCGACGCTATCCGCAACTCGCGTCACCGCGTGGCTGGATTTATCTGCATGCGTTGCGCGGTGTGCTGCTTTACAGCGCACCGGGTATCGCGGTGTGGTTCGCGTTCCAGAGTCCGCAAACCGATTTGCCGCTGCTGCATACCGTCATGCTCGTGACATTGGCGGCGGGCGTGTTCATGTCGAATGGTTTCGACCTGCTGAACTTCTCTACCGCGATCCCATTTCTTTTATTCCCGTCAATCTGGCTGCATTTCGGATCGCACACTTTCGACCGCACGCTTCTCGCGATCGTGCTCGCGTTCTTTTTCTGCGCGATCAATGTCTACGCGATGAGTTATCGCAAGCTGTTCCGCCAGGTCGTGCAGGCGCGGGTGGATCAGCAGTATCTGGCGGAGTCGCTGGCGGCGCAGAAGCATGTCGCCGAAGAGGCGAGTCTCGCGAAAACGCGGTTCTTTGCGGCCGCGAGCCATGATTTGCGGCAGCCGCTGCATGCGATCGGCCTGCTGGCCGCGTCGCTCAACGACACGGCCGCGACGCCCGCGCAGCATGCGAAGACGGCGGAGCACATCGTCTATAACGTCGAGGCGTTGAACCAGTTGTTCAATCAGGTGCTCGATCTGGCGCGGCTGGAGAGCGGCGTGACCCAGGTGATACGGCTGCATTTCCGGCTTTCCGAACTGTTCGAGCGAGTCGGCAGCCAGTATCGGCCGCAGGCGGCGGCCAAGGGGCTCGCGCTGCGGATTGCGCCGACCGCGATGGTCGTCCACGACGATCCGGTGCTGCTCGAACGCGTGCTGAGCAATCTGCTGTCGAACGCCGTGCGTTATACCGAGGACGGCGCGATCTGGCTCGGATTCCGGCGCGCGGGGCGGCAAAGCGGCGGGTTTGTCGAAGTGCGCGATTCGGGGATCGGCATTCCGCCGGAAGAGCACGAGCACATTTTCGAGGAGTTCTATCAGGTTGCGAATCCGCAGCGCGATGCGCGTCAGGGGCACGGGCTGGGTCTGCCGACGGTGAAGCGGCTGGTGGAGATGCTCGGCGGCGAACTGCAACTGCGCTCGGCGCCGGGGCGCGGCTCGGTGTTCCGCTTTCCGGTGCAGGCGGGCGAAGCCGGCGGGATCGTTGCGAGTCTGAACGAGGCGGTGGCGGGCGGGCCGTCGGCGCAAGGGCGGCGGGTGCTGTGTATCGACGACGATCCGTCGATTCTCGAAGGTCTGTCGAGTTTGCTGGGACGCTGGGGTTGCACGGTTTTCGTCGCGCGGGACGAGGTGGAGGCGCTGACCGCGCTCGCCAGCGGTTTCGTGCCGGACGCCGTGCTTTGCGATTATCAGCTCGCGAATCACCGGACGGGCGCGCAGGCGCTAACGGCCGTGCGCGGGATGCTGGCGAATGCCGGGCATGACAACGTGGTGACGTTGCTGATTACCGGCGATATGGCGTCGGCGGAACTGGCCGCGCTTGCGTTGCAGGGCATTCCGGTGCTGCATAAGCCGGTGACGCCGGCGCGTCTGCGGCGCACGCTGGAAATGCTGTGGCAGCAGGCGGAACTGGATAGCGGCAGGGCGGCGACGGCGGTGAAGCTGGGCGAGGGCGGCGCGGAAGGGCCAGCGGGCGTGCGCGGTGCGGTTGGCGGCGCGATGGAAGCGTTGGACGAGTCGCCGCCAGGCGACGCGGGGCCGGATCTGCTGGATCAGGCGCAGGGGCAGCCGCAGAAGTAGAGGTGGATGACGCGGAGCGGCGGGGTCCGGCGATGCTGTTTTTTGTCGGGAAAAACGGCGGGGCTGGAGAGGCAGTCCGAAGCCAAAGCCAAAGCCAAAGCCGAAGCCCCCCTTAAAGCGTCCGCCCTGCCTCCAGCCAGCCATTAATCACCGCAATCGCCGTCGACCGGTTGTGCACGCCGAGCGCCCGGAAGATCACCGACAGATGCACTTTCACCGTCCCTTCGGCGACGCCCAGATCGCGCGCGATCATCTTGTTGGTCCAGCCGCGATGCACGAGCCGCATGATGTCCTGCTGACGCGGCGACAGGTTTTCCAGCAAATGCCGCTGATGCGGCTGCAACGCCTGAACCTGCGTGAGCGGTTCGGTCAGCGTCGCGCCAACCGGAGCGCCCCCAGCAGCCCCGGCCTGCGCCGTCGCGCCCTGTCCCGACGCGCCGGAGGCAGAAGCAGAATCCGCACACCCCGCACCCGCCTGCGCATCCCGCGAACCCAGCAGACTCAGCGCTTCCATCGGCACATAAGCGCCGCCCGACAGAACCAGTTCGATCGCCTTCAGCATCACGCTGGCCGGTTGCCGCTTGGGCACGAAACCGAGCGCGCCGGCGGCGAGCACCGCGCGCATCTCGTCAGGGGATTCTTCGGCGGAGAGCACCACCACCGGTAGCGCCGGATTCGCCTTCAACAACACTTCGAGCGATGACGCGCCGCTCATCCCCGGCATATGCAGATCGACGATCGCCAGATCGTGATCGGCATCGGGCCGTGCGGCGGTGGCGAGGGTTTCCCAGCTATCGGCTTCGTCGAATTGCGCGTCGGGATCGAGACCGCGCAGCAAACCCTTGACGCCTTGCCGGATCAGTTCATGGTCGTCGGCCACAAGAAACTTCATGATGTCTCCGCGAGTCGGGCCTGCCCGTTGTGGACGTTCGCCGTCATAGGGTCTCGTGTACGGCCTTGTTGCTGTCGTTCTATCTGTCGTGACGTGAAACGCATCATCATGGCCGGCTACCCCGCGATTCTCGTGCCGATCTGCGATGCGGCCCGCTTGCGGGCGGCCGCACTGGTGGAGCTTTTCAATACAATTGCCGGTTGAGCGAACATGTCCAGGTATCGCTCGGAGATTACCCGGACATCGCCCCGATCAGGTTAAGGCAGGTCTCCTGCGCTTAGGTTCCAGCTTGGTACGTAGACGAGGCGATTGGCCCTTTTTTGAACGCATTGACGCGGGTCGCAGCAGATTATGCGCGCCGGATCAGGCCTGATGAAAGCAGCGTTTATCTGACTGCGAACAAGGTCGCATTCATCAGAAGCTTGAAGGCGAAACCGAGCGATACCGCTGACGCTACGCCAAAGCACCACAGCGCAATGAACCACAGCCAGCCGGGCAATTTAGGCTTCGAAGCGGTGGACGTTGCGAGCGCTTTCTGAGTCACGTCGCCGCTCATCGGCTTAGTGATAGTGATGTTGGTCGTCATGACGCACCTTGCCTCGAAATACCCAGTAACCCATCGTCGAATAGGCGATGATGATCGGCAGAATGACTACCGTTCCAGCCAGCGTGAAGGTCTGGCTCGCGCGCGGCGCGGCGGCTTCCCACAGCGTCACGCTCGACGGAATCGCGTACGGCCACAGGCTCACCAGCAGCCCCAGGTAGCCGAGCAGCACCAGCAGCAGCGCGAGCACAAACGGCGTGTTGTCATGCCGCGCCCGCACCGCGCGATACATGAAGAACGTGCAGATCGCGACCAGGAACGGCACCGGCAGCAGGTGGTAGAAAATATTGTCGTGGAACCAGCGCTGTGCGATCGTCGGGTCCTGCAGCGGCGTCCACAGGCTGACCATCGCGATGAAGCCGAGCAGCACGACCGTCAGCGGCCACACCACGCGGTGCAGGCGGCGCTGCAGATCGCCTTCGGTCTTCGCGACCAGCCAGCAGCAGCCGAGCAGCGCATAGGTGACCACCAATCCGAGGCCCGTCAGCAGACTGAACGGCGTGAGCCAACCGAACGCGTCGCCGGCATACGCGCCGTCGATCACCGGAATGCCTTGCAGGAACGCGCCCAGCGCGATGCCCTGGAAGAACGTCGCTCCCGCCGATCCTCCGATGAACGCCAGATCCCACAGATGTTTGGTGCGGTTCGCCTTCGCGCGAATCTCGAACGACACGCCGCGAAAGATCAGGCAAACCAGCATGAAGATCAGCGGCAGATACAGCGCCGACAGCACGGTCGCATAGACCATCGGGAACACCGCGAACAACGCGGCGCCGCCGAGCACCAGCCAGGTTTCGTTGCCGTCCCAGACCGGCGCGACCGTGTTCATCATCAGATCGCGTTCTTTTTCATCGGGGAAGAACGGGAAGACGATGCCGATCCCCAGATCGAAGCCGTCCAGCACCACATACATGAAGAGGCCCAGCGCGATGATCGCGGCCCACACTACGGTTATATCCATTCTGTTTCTCGCAAGCGTCTAGGGGAGCGGGCCGTTTCAGGCAGCGTCGATCATCTGATCGGCGGCGGACATCGGGCGGCGCGCGGTCTGATTCGGCGAATGCGCGGGCGCATGGTGCGGCGTGTGCCCCGGCAGCGCCGGACCCGAGCGCATCAGCTTGAGCATGTAGTAGATGCCCGTGCCGAACACGAGGAAGTAGACGGCGACGAAGGTCATCAGCGAAATGCCGACCTGTTGCGTGGTGAGCGGCGACACCGCCTGCGACGTGCGCATCACGCCGTACACGACCCATGGCTGGCGTCCGGCTTCGGTCGTGACCCAACCGGCCAGCAGCGTGATGAAGCCGGTCGGCCCCATCGCCACCGCGAAGCGCTGGAACCACTTCGACTCGAACAGGCGCTCGCGGCGGCGCAGCGCCCAGGCCGCGACCGACATCAGGATCATCAGCACGCCGAGTCCGGCCATGATTCGGAAGCTCCAGAACACCACCGTCGAATTCGGACGGTCTTGCGGCGGGAATTCCTTCAGACCGCGAATTTCGCCGTCCCAACTATGGGTGAGGATCAGGCTGCCGAGGTGAGGAATCGACACTGCGTAGCGGGTGGTTTCCGCCTTCATGTCGGGGATGCCGAACAGGTTCAGCGCGGTGCCGCCTTTCTCGGTTTCCCACAGACCTTCGATCGCAGCGATCTTCGCCGGCTGATATTTACGCGTGTTCAGGCCATGCTGATCGCCGACGAAAGCCTGGATCGGCGTGAGGATCAGCAGCAGCCACAGCGCCATCGAGAACATTTTCTTGACGGCCGGATCGCGCCGTCCGCGCAGCAGATGCCACGCGCCGACCGCTGATACCACCAGCCCCGCGACGATGAACGCCGCGATCGCCATATGCGCGAGCCGGTACGGGAACGACGGATTGAAGATGATCTTGAACCAGTCGAGCGGCACGACGTGGCCGTTGACGACTTCGAAGCCTTGCGGCGTCTGCATCCAGCTATTGGACGCGAGAATCCAGAAGGTGGAGATCAGCGTGCCGATCGCGACCATCAGCGTCGCGCCGAAGTGGGCACGCGGACTCACGCGCTGCCAGCCGAACAGCATGATGCCGAGGAAGCCCGCTTCGAGGAAGAACGCGGTCATCACTTCGTACATCAGCAGCGGTCCGGTGATCGGTCCCGCGAAGCTGGAGAAGCCTGACCAGTTGGTGCCGAACTGATAGCTCATCACGACGCCGGAGACGACGCCCATGCCGAAGGCCACTGCGAAGATCTTCGACCAGAACAGGCAAAGATCTTTGTAGTACGCCTTGCCGGTTTGCAGCCAGCGCCATTCGAGGACGGCGATGAAGCTGGCGAGACCGATACTGAGCGCCGGGAAAACGATGTGAAACGAGACGGTGAAGGCAAACTGAATCCGGGCTAGATCGAATGCCGATATTGCGGTGTTCATGGGCGTGATATGCGTGATGTCCGCGAGGGCGGACTACGCGCGTCGACCGTTGTCGGTGCGCACTGCATCTGGCAGATGGCGCAAGAGTAGGGGATCGGCGGAAATCTTGCTGCGGCGCGACATGCGTCAAAAAACCGCCTTGTTTTAAGCTGTTTTACGGTTTTTTGGCGTCAAACCCTTGATGGGTATCAAGTTTTCCTGATTGTCTTGCGGGAGGCGCCTCGCGCGTGTGTGCGCCAAGTGCGTCAATAGACCGCGCTGCAACAATCGGGCTCGATTGAGGCGCACGCGGCTCGTGATAGTCGGGCTTCAGGCCGCCTTCGTCACTCCGCTTCGTGACGTCCCGCTTGAATCACCTCTCGTGCGTTTCGAGGCGAATGTCCGCGAACCGTCATCCGCCGACATTCGCGCGACTCTGCCCGACTTCCATGAACCCGCGCGCTAGCCACTGAATTATTTTGCCTCTACCATGCAGACAGCCAGCGTCGGCGTCTTCCAGTCCAGAGTCCGTTACTCCGTTTCTCCGTTTCTCGATGCACGCGCGCCACGCAGGCAGTCCAGTCGTTATTCCCGATATTCGTTTCGAATAGTCACATCGAAGTGTCCGCGAGCCAATCTCCCGGTGCTTCGCAAATCCGTCAAGAAAGTGTGGTGCGATGCAGACCGTCCGTGACAGGGCGCGTCGTCCTGCGCCGCGCGAGTGCTTCGAAAACCCGCTTCATCCCCCTGCCGGCGACGGCAGACTTCATCCACAAGGAGTCAGCAGATGAGCACGATCAAGACGAAAGACGGCACTGAAATCTTCTACAAGGACTGGGGCACGGGGCGCCCGGTCGTGTTCTCGCACGGCTGGCCGCTGTCGGCGGACGCGTGGGACGCGCAGATGCTGTTTCTCGGCAGCAAGGGGTTTCGCGTGATCGCGCACGACCGGCGCGGTCATGGCCGTTCGTCGCAGCCGTGGGACGGCAACGACATGGACACCTATGCCGACGACCTCGCCGCGCTGATCGAACACCTCGACCTGAAAGACGCGACGCTGGTCGGCCATTCGACCGGCGGCGGTGAGGTCGCGCACTACATCGGACGGCACGGAACGCAACGGGTCGCGAAGGCGGTGCTGATCGGCGCCGTTCCGCCGTTGATGCTGAAGACCGACGCCAATCCGCTCGGCTTGCCGATCGATGTGTTCGACGGAATCCGCAAGGGCGTGGTCGACGACCGCTCGCAGTTCTTCAAGGATCTGGCGGTGCCGTTTTACGGCTACAACCGGCCGAACGCGAAGGTGTCGCAGGGCGTGATCGACTCGTTCTGGGCGCAAGGCATGGTGGGGTCGATCAAGGGTCTGTACGACTGCATCAAGCAGTTTTCCGAAGTCGATTACACGGAAGATCTGAAGAAGATCGATGTGCCGACTCTGGTGCTGCACGGCGACGACGACCAGATTGTGCCGATCGACGCGGCAGGCCGACGCACGGCCGAGATCGTCAGGAATGCGACGCTCAAGGTGTATCCGGGCGGTCAGCACGGAATGTGCACGGTCGAAGCCGACAAGGTGAACGCCGATCTGCTGGCGTTCATCGGCTCGTGATGAAGCGGGGTTGAAGTTTTCGCCAGGCAAGGAGGGCGCAGCCGGTTACCGATGGCCGCGCCCTCGGCCCGAAGCATGCCGTTTGTAAAGGCCGCCGCTCAAACAGTCGGCCAGCCCATTCGCGCCGCTCGCCGCAACGACGAGCGCACCACCAGCCGGTGGAACGGCGCGATCGCCACGATGTACGCGCGCCCCAGCGCATTGTGACAATTCACGACCGTGGACAGAACCAGATAACGCGAGCGCCCCTCATGCGTGCTGCGGGTTTGTTGCAGCACCGACACCCGGAAGTCCAGATGATTGTCGTTCTCGCCAAGAATGATCTCGTGCGCGCTACGCGTGTAGATCCTGAAGATATCGACGCGCTCCCGCGGGCCCTCCGCGCCTTCGCGGCGTAACTGCTTCGCCGTCTTGAGTCCGAAACGCGCGACCAGCACGTCGCGCAGCGCCAGCAATTGCGCGACCCATCCCGCCTGATTGGCGAACAGGAAGCGCGCGAGCAGCTCGGGGTCGTCGATTGCGTTGTCGGGCAGGCGGACCGCGAACGCGTCGGCGAGGTCGGGCGCGTTATACAGACGGGTGACGGCGGACTCGGACGGCAGCGCGACGGATCGCACGAAATAGTCGGCAGTGGGCATGGTGAGTTGCTGTGCTGAAAATGAACCGGGCTTGATGGACGAAAGAGCCGCAACGGCCTGCGCCTGCGGCTCCTGCATGAGCGGTAAAAGCAGCGGTAGAAGCGGTCGGTAGGACGGCAAACGGGACAACGGCGAAACATTCACCGTACCCGAACGCGACAACCGGCGCTGGCGCACAAGTCTACGCGTCCTTGCCGGAGGCTGCTTCACAGGAGGAGGCCGGTGATTTCCGCAGCCAATCGATGAAAAGAAAAGTGAGCGAGAATTTTTGCGTTATGTCATACGACATCGCATAAATAAAAAATGAGATAGCGCTTGTTTATTAAGGAAAATTCCATTCAACCCGAATACGGATCAGGGTAAATGCCTGGTTGAAATCCGCGTGAGCATCGTTAATAGTACGTTATCGTACAACTAGCGTGTGTTAAGCAGGCGATAAATGCCGCTGCTTTGCCGCTGGCTTGTCACCCCAATTCGATCGCGCGCGGCGCAGTTGCCGCAGTCAATGAAGCAGGAAAGGAACCGTATGAAAAAGATTGCTCTGAGTGGCGCTGGCGGCCAGCTAGGCTCGGTTGTACGTGCAGCGTTGATCGCGCGCGGCACCTCGTTGCGTTCGGCGGCAGGCTCGAAGGCGTTGACGCCGCTGGTCGAAGGCGAGGACGTGATGCACGGCGACCTGCGCGACCCGGCGATCGTGGATCGCCTGCTCGAGGGCGTCGACGTGCTGATCCATTTTGCCGGGACTAGCGTGGAGCGTCCGCTGCCGGAGATCATCGAAAACAACCTGCGCGGTCTCGTCGAAGTGTACGAAGGCGCGCGCCGTCAGGGCGTGAAGCGCATCGTGTTCGCCAGCTCGAATCACGCGATCGGCATGTATCCGGTCACCGAGCATCTGAGCCTCGACTGCGAACTGCGCCCGGACGGCTTCTACGGCCTGAGCAAGGTGTGGGGCGAAGCGCTCGCCAGAATGTACTGGGACAAGCACGGCATCGAAAGCGTGTGCGTGCGGATCGGCAGCTGCCTCGCGCGTCCGGCCGAGCAGCGTCATCTGAGCACGTGGTTCGGTCACGAAGACCTGATGCATTTCCTCGACCGCTGTGTCGAAGCCGAAGACGTCGGCTTCCTGACGGTGTGGGGCGTGTCGGCCAACACGCGTAGCTGGTGGGACAACAGCGGCGCAGCGCGGCTGGGTTATCAGCCGAAACAGAACGCCGAAGACTACGCGGCGGAAATTCTCGCGCAGCCGAACCCGCTCGACGCGTTGGGCCAGCGCTTCCAGGGCGGCAGTTTTGTCGGTATCGATTATTCGCGCACGGACGGCGGTCCGGACAGCTCGACGGCAAACACCGCGAAGCCGGTCTGACAGCGGTAGGCATTACGAGGAGACTCAGCAATGAAAATCAAGGGCATCCGTTGGTGGATGGTCAGTCTGGTCGCGGCCGGGCTCATCATCAATTACCTTGCGCGCAATACGCTGTCGGTGGCCGCACCGACGCTGATGAAAGACCTGAACATCACCACCGAGCAGTACGCGCACGTGGTGGTCGCCTGGCAGCTCTGCTATGCGTTCATGCAGCCGGTCGCGGGCTGGGTGCTCGATACCATTGGCACCAAGCTCGGCTTCGCAGCGTTCGCGCTGGCGTGGTCGGTGGCGTGTGCGGCGGCGGCGTGGGCCACGGGCTGGCGCAGTCTCGCGTTTTTCCGCGGCGTGCTGGGTCTCGCTGAAGCGGCGGGCATTCCGGCCGGCGTCAAGGCGACCAGCGAATGGTTTCCCGCGAAAGAGCGTTCGGTGGCGATCGGCTGGTTCAACATCGGCTCGTCGATCGGTGCGCTGCTGGCGCCGCCGCTGGTGGTCTGGGCGCTGCTGCGTGGTCAGTGGCAACTGGCGTTCGTGATCGTCGGCGTGGCGGGGATCGTGTGGAGCGTGCTGTGGATGGTGCTGTACAAGCATCCGCGTCAGCAGAAACTGCTCGGCGACACCGAGCGCGACTACATTCTCAGCGGCCAGGAAGCAAAGCACAGCGACGACGCGAGCGCGCCGAAGCGCAGCCGTCTCGCGATGCTGGCGAGCCGCGACTTCTGGGCGATCGGCATTCCGCGCATTCTGTCGGAACCGGCCTGGCAAACCTTCAACGCGTGGATTCCGCTGTACATGATGACCGAGCGTCACATGAACCTGAAGGAAGTCGCGCTGTATGCGTGGATGCCGTTCCTCGCTGCCGACATTGGCTGCGTGCTCGGCGGCTATCTGAGCCCGCTGTTCCACAAGTACGCGAAGGTGTCGCTGTTCACGTCACGCAAGATGGTGTTCGTGGTCGGCGCGCTGTTCATGATCGGACCGGCGTGCGTTGGTCTGGTGGCGAGCCCGTACGTGGCGGTGGCGCTGCTGTGTATCGGCGGCTTTGCGCATCAGACGCTGTCGGGCGCGTTGTACGCCATCACGTCGGACATGTTCGGCAAGAACGAAGTCGCGACTGCGACGGGCATGGGGGGTATGGCGGGTTATCTGGGCGCAGCGGCCTTCACCGCGTTGTTCGGTGTGCTGGTGACGCAAATCGGTTATAGCCCGCTGTTCGTTGTTCTGGCGGTGTTCGATATCGTCGCCGCGTTTGTGGTTTGCGTGCTGGCGAAGAGCCCGGGCAAGGCGCCCGAGCCGCGTTGGACCGCGCCGGCGGGTGCGGTGGCGAAGTGACGGAACTGGAAGTGAATGGATGAAAAAACGACGCCCTCGGGCGTCGTTTTTTTTTGCCTGCGCGTCGCGTGACAAATGCGGTGAAAGAAGCCGTGACCGACGCGTATGACAAAAAGTAGTGAAAAAAGTCCGCTGAACGAAAACTGCGTGCTCGCGGCAAGTACCTCTGGTCACCCCATAGTCAGCCGCTTGCCCATGCATCGAGCGACGCTGTCGGAGTGCGGCGGTCTCCAGAAACCTTCGTGCCCGGAGACCGCCCGCTCATCAACTCAGCAGCTCATCAGCCGGTCAGCGCGCTGTTATACGTGACGCCCGCAATCACCACATTGCTCAGCGTGATCGACTTCACGTTGCTCACGAACAGCGGACCCGGCACGGTGGCGCTGGCCGGTCCTGCCGCGATCGGCGTACCCAGGTTGCAGTCGGAGATCGTCACGCCGGTGATTGGCGAAACGGTCGGAACGGGCAGCGGACCGTTGTAATCCGCCGCGACCGGGCCTTGTGCGACGAGCGCCTGGAAGCACGAACCGGAGGTCGCCGTGAAGCCCGAAGTCAGCGCATAGCTCACCGCGCCCGACGTGTTGGTCGCGTTCACGTTCGAGATGTTGATGTTGTTGATGGTCGCCGGATTCCAGCGGACCGCGTCGCCCGACGGGCTGTAATCGCAGTCGAACGTGATCAGGCCGCCCTGGCCCGTCGACGGATTCGCCGCGAGACCGACCGTGCCCGTGCCCGCGACCGAACCCGGAAACGCCGAGCCCAATGCGCCGCCGCCGTACTTGCCGGTCAGATTCACACCGTTCGGCAACGTGACGCCGTTGATCCACACGTTGTTGATAAAGCCGCCGCGGTTCATGTTGGTCTTGAAGCGCAACGCGATATTCAGCGGATTGGTCGCCCAGTTCGCGTTCTGCATGGTCAGATTGCGCGCGTAGACGTTCTCCACGCCCGCACTCATTT
Coding sequences within it:
- a CDS encoding ATP-binding response regulator, with the protein product MRADPIQRAIDEDLVRVLYAQDPIAFFSHWFSIAVLVAIYWPAIPSPTLFAACFGFYAVANFGSLALWICNRRYPQLASPRGWIYLHALRGVLLYSAPGIAVWFAFQSPQTDLPLLHTVMLVTLAAGVFMSNGFDLLNFSTAIPFLLFPSIWLHFGSHTFDRTLLAIVLAFFFCAINVYAMSYRKLFRQVVQARVDQQYLAESLAAQKHVAEEASLAKTRFFAAASHDLRQPLHAIGLLAASLNDTAATPAQHAKTAEHIVYNVEALNQLFNQVLDLARLESGVTQVIRLHFRLSELFERVGSQYRPQAAAKGLALRIAPTAMVVHDDPVLLERVLSNLLSNAVRYTEDGAIWLGFRRAGRQSGGFVEVRDSGIGIPPEEHEHIFEEFYQVANPQRDARQGHGLGLPTVKRLVEMLGGELQLRSAPGRGSVFRFPVQAGEAGGIVASLNEAVAGGPSAQGRRVLCIDDDPSILEGLSSLLGRWGCTVFVARDEVEALTALASGFVPDAVLCDYQLANHRTGAQALTAVRGMLANAGHDNVVTLLITGDMASAELAALALQGIPVLHKPVTPARLRRTLEMLWQQAELDSGRAATAVKLGEGGAEGPAGVRGAVGGAMEALDESPPGDAGPDLLDQAQGQPQK
- a CDS encoding response regulator transcription factor, which translates into the protein MKFLVADDHELIRQGVKGLLRGLDPDAQFDEADSWETLATAARPDADHDLAIVDLHMPGMSGASSLEVLLKANPALPVVVLSAEESPDEMRAVLAAGALGFVPKRQPASVMLKAIELVLSGGAYVPMEALSLLGSRDAQAGAGCADSASASGASGQGATAQAGAAGGAPVGATLTEPLTQVQALQPHQRHLLENLSPRQQDIMRLVHRGWTNKMIARDLGVAEGTVKVHLSVIFRALGVHNRSTAIAVINGWLEAGRTL
- the cydB gene encoding cytochrome d ubiquinol oxidase subunit II, coding for MDITVVWAAIIALGLFMYVVLDGFDLGIGIVFPFFPDEKERDLMMNTVAPVWDGNETWLVLGGAALFAVFPMVYATVLSALYLPLIFMLVCLIFRGVSFEIRAKANRTKHLWDLAFIGGSAGATFFQGIALGAFLQGIPVIDGAYAGDAFGWLTPFSLLTGLGLVVTYALLGCCWLVAKTEGDLQRRLHRVVWPLTVVLLGFIAMVSLWTPLQDPTIAQRWFHDNIFYHLLPVPFLVAICTFFMYRAVRARHDNTPFVLALLLVLLGYLGLLVSLWPYAIPSSVTLWEAAAPRASQTFTLAGTVVILPIIIAYSTMGYWVFRGKVRHDDQHHYH
- a CDS encoding cytochrome ubiquinol oxidase subunit I — protein: MNTAISAFDLARIQFAFTVSFHIVFPALSIGLASFIAVLEWRWLQTGKAYYKDLCLFWSKIFAVAFGMGVVSGVVMSYQFGTNWSGFSSFAGPITGPLLMYEVMTAFFLEAGFLGIMLFGWQRVSPRAHFGATLMVAIGTLISTFWILASNSWMQTPQGFEVVNGHVVPLDWFKIIFNPSFPYRLAHMAIAAFIVAGLVVSAVGAWHLLRGRRDPAVKKMFSMALWLLLILTPIQAFVGDQHGLNTRKYQPAKIAAIEGLWETEKGGTALNLFGIPDMKAETTRYAVSIPHLGSLILTHSWDGEIRGLKEFPPQDRPNSTVVFWSFRIMAGLGVLMILMSVAAWALRRRERLFESKWFQRFAVAMGPTGFITLLAGWVTTEAGRQPWVVYGVMRTSQAVSPLTTQQVGISLMTFVAVYFLVFGTGIYYMLKLMRSGPALPGHTPHHAPAHSPNQTARRPMSAADQMIDAA
- a CDS encoding alpha/beta fold hydrolase; translation: MSTIKTKDGTEIFYKDWGTGRPVVFSHGWPLSADAWDAQMLFLGSKGFRVIAHDRRGHGRSSQPWDGNDMDTYADDLAALIEHLDLKDATLVGHSTGGGEVAHYIGRHGTQRVAKAVLIGAVPPLMLKTDANPLGLPIDVFDGIRKGVVDDRSQFFKDLAVPFYGYNRPNAKVSQGVIDSFWAQGMVGSIKGLYDCIKQFSEVDYTEDLKKIDVPTLVLHGDDDQIVPIDAAGRRTAEIVRNATLKVYPGGQHGMCTVEADKVNADLLAFIGS
- a CDS encoding DUF2867 domain-containing protein translates to MPTADYFVRSVALPSESAVTRLYNAPDLADAFAVRLPDNAIDDPELLARFLFANQAGWVAQLLALRDVLVARFGLKTAKQLRREGAEGPRERVDIFRIYTRSAHEIILGENDNHLDFRVSVLQQTRSTHEGRSRYLVLSTVVNCHNALGRAYIVAIAPFHRLVVRSSLRRAARMGWPTV